Proteins from one Desulfonema limicola genomic window:
- a CDS encoding glycosyltransferase, with protein MKIKKKLKQKKDILFICINYYNEDDTQKFVYDLIKQKKSNLLHIIIVDNNGNEVSDHRLHNLSKMDSRIQVFNPVDNLGYFGGAAWALKKYLFQSNIPEWIIISNTDISFENTDFILNLLAMYPKEIEAIIAPSIISAKSGMDQNPYMTKRPNKIRMLFRKFIFMYRYTSFIYTYLYTTKLKILSKIERKNSKATSKRIYAPHGSFIIFNKMYFESGGSLNYEPFLFGEEVFIAETARSLGLHVKYEPLLSVLHQEHATTGKKNIMIRYQREASSYCADTFFFSK; from the coding sequence ATGAAAATAAAGAAGAAGTTAAAACAAAAAAAAGATATTCTTTTTATTTGTATAAATTATTATAATGAAGATGATACACAAAAATTTGTTTACGATCTTATCAAGCAAAAGAAGTCGAATTTGTTACATATTATTATTGTAGATAATAATGGCAATGAAGTTTCGGATCATCGTCTGCACAATCTTAGTAAAATGGATTCACGAATTCAGGTTTTTAATCCTGTTGATAATTTAGGATATTTTGGCGGAGCAGCTTGGGCATTAAAGAAATATTTGTTTCAGTCAAATATTCCAGAGTGGATAATTATTTCAAATACTGATATATCCTTTGAAAATACTGATTTTATTTTAAACTTGCTGGCGATGTATCCAAAAGAAATAGAAGCAATAATTGCACCTTCAATTATTTCTGCTAAATCTGGGATGGATCAGAATCCATATATGACAAAACGTCCAAATAAAATTCGGATGTTATTTCGCAAATTTATATTTATGTATAGATACACATCTTTTATTTATACATATTTGTACACAACGAAGTTAAAAATTCTTAGTAAAATAGAACGAAAAAATTCAAAAGCTACTTCAAAGAGAATTTATGCACCACATGGTTCATTTATAATTTTTAATAAAATGTATTTTGAATCAGGAGGTTCTCTTAATTATGAACCTTTCCTTTTTGGTGAAGAAGTGTTTATTGCCGAAACTGCTCGTAGTTTAGGACTTCATGTGAAATATGAGCCTTTGTTGTCCGTTTTACATCAAGAGCATGCAACAACTGGAAAAAAAAATATAATGATACGTTATCAACGGGAAGCCAGTTCTTATTGCGCTGATACCTTTTTTTTTAGCAAATAA
- a CDS encoding glycosyltransferase family 4 protein: MKILYLHQYFNTPKMTGGTRSYEMARRFVKAGHEVHMITSWRERTGKSSGWSKEVIEGITVHWFSVPYSNQMNYNSRIKAFIYFAISAGIKAVSLEGDIVFATSTPLTIALPGIFASKRLKIPMVFEVRDLWPELPIAVGALKNPVIIKAAKYLERIAYRYSNHIIALSPGMAEGIAKTGYPNNKISVIPNSCDIDFFQVPESAGNRFLEKYPELAGCPMVVYAGTLGLINGVGYFAEIAYAMLKINPSVRFLIAGDGKEFGAIEEKARQLGVLGTNMWMIPPVPKSTMPDLLSAAAVSTSFFIDLPEMWNNSANKFFDSLAAGCPVMINYQGWQADILQKNGAGIIVPPGNAMQAAEILNNFLKDSKRLNTAKCEAFRLAKNQFSRDYLSKKLLSVLESIDMYCNK, translated from the coding sequence ATGAAAATTTTATATCTCCATCAATATTTTAATACACCAAAAATGACAGGCGGTACACGTTCTTACGAAATGGCACGAAGATTTGTTAAAGCCGGACATGAGGTTCACATGATTACTTCATGGAGAGAGAGAACTGGTAAAAGTTCCGGTTGGTCTAAAGAAGTTATTGAAGGCATTACAGTTCATTGGTTTTCAGTGCCGTATTCAAATCAGATGAATTATAATTCACGTATCAAAGCTTTTATTTATTTTGCAATATCGGCAGGTATAAAAGCTGTGTCATTAGAAGGAGATATTGTCTTTGCAACAAGTACACCGTTAACTATTGCATTACCAGGTATTTTTGCTTCAAAGAGATTAAAAATACCGATGGTGTTTGAAGTACGTGATTTGTGGCCTGAATTGCCGATTGCAGTAGGCGCTTTGAAAAATCCAGTCATTATTAAAGCTGCAAAGTATCTTGAGCGGATTGCTTACAGATATTCAAATCATATTATTGCGCTTTCTCCAGGAATGGCAGAAGGAATTGCAAAAACTGGGTATCCTAATAATAAAATATCTGTGATTCCAAATAGCTGCGACATAGACTTTTTTCAAGTGCCTGAATCAGCGGGTAATAGGTTTTTAGAAAAATATCCTGAATTGGCAGGCTGTCCTATGGTTGTGTATGCTGGTACTTTGGGGCTTATAAATGGTGTGGGCTACTTTGCAGAAATAGCTTATGCCATGTTAAAGATTAACCCTTCTGTACGTTTTCTGATTGCTGGTGATGGAAAAGAATTTGGGGCTATTGAAGAAAAAGCCAGACAATTAGGTGTGTTAGGGACAAATATGTGGATGATTCCTCCTGTTCCAAAGTCAACAATGCCTGATCTTTTGTCAGCAGCAGCAGTATCAACCTCATTTTTTATTGACCTGCCTGAAATGTGGAATAATTCAGCAAATAAATTTTTTGATTCCCTGGCAGCAGGCTGTCCGGTTATGATTAACTATCAGGGATGGCAGGCTGATATACTTCAAAAAAATGGTGCTGGTATTATTGTCCCACCAGGCAACGCTATGCAGGCTGCTGAAATTTTAAATAATTTTTTGAAAGATAGTAAGAGATTAAATACTGCAAAATGCGAGGCGTTCCGACTTGCTAAAAATCAGTTTAGCCGTGATTACTTATCAAAAAAATTGTTATCTGTTTTGGAAAGTATTGATATGTATTGCAATAAATAA
- a CDS encoding DegT/DnrJ/EryC1/StrS family aminotransferase, translated as MKRIFLSPPHMSGKELQFIHEAFDSNYIAPLGPQVNAFEKEFSERTGIPYAAALSSGTAAMHLALRYLGIGPGDEVFASTLTFIGSVTPVIFEGASPVFIDSDRASWNMDTDLLADELEQCYIKGKLPKAVIPTDLYGQCADYDRIAAVCELYQIPLIIDSAESLGAEYKGRCAGKGAKAAVYSFNGNKIITTSGGGMLASEDKNLIDHARFLSQQARDPAPHYEHTQIGYNYRMSNILAAIGRGQLQVLDERVKRKREIFDYYYNALNDIPGIEFMPEPSYSKSNRWLTVILITPEIFGADREKVRLALEAENIESRPVWKPMHMQPVFGGQGAEGRGQRGKTYKTRVVGGEVAEDLFARGLCLPSGTAMTDDDLTRIVNVILGAGFPFPDSSRYAKQ; from the coding sequence ATGAAACGAATTTTCCTTTCCCCTCCCCACATGTCCGGCAAAGAACTCCAGTTTATACATGAAGCATTTGACAGCAATTACATTGCTCCGTTAGGTCCCCAGGTAAATGCTTTTGAAAAAGAGTTTTCAGAAAGAACAGGAATACCTTATGCAGCAGCTTTGTCCAGCGGTACTGCTGCCATGCACCTGGCATTACGTTATTTAGGAATCGGTCCCGGTGATGAGGTTTTTGCCTCAACCCTTACATTTATCGGCAGTGTAACGCCGGTGATCTTTGAAGGGGCAAGTCCTGTATTTATTGATTCAGACCGTGCATCCTGGAACATGGATACGGATTTACTGGCAGATGAACTTGAGCAGTGCTATATAAAAGGGAAACTGCCCAAAGCTGTTATTCCAACTGATTTATACGGCCAATGTGCAGATTATGATCGTATTGCTGCTGTTTGTGAGTTATATCAGATTCCGCTGATTATTGATTCTGCCGAGTCATTAGGAGCAGAATACAAAGGCAGATGCGCAGGAAAGGGTGCAAAAGCTGCTGTTTATTCATTTAACGGAAACAAAATTATCACAACCTCAGGCGGAGGAATGCTGGCATCTGAAGATAAAAATTTGATTGATCATGCCCGTTTTCTTTCCCAGCAGGCCCGTGATCCTGCTCCTCATTATGAACATACCCAGATCGGTTACAACTACCGGATGAGCAATATTTTAGCAGCCATTGGCCGTGGGCAGCTTCAGGTCTTAGATGAAAGGGTAAAACGCAAACGGGAAATCTTTGATTATTACTACAATGCTTTAAATGATATTCCAGGCATTGAATTTATGCCTGAACCATCTTATAGTAAATCAAACCGCTGGCTGACCGTGATTTTAATTACACCTGAAATCTTTGGTGCTGACCGTGAAAAAGTCCGCCTGGCCCTGGAAGCTGAAAATATTGAATCCCGTCCAGTATGGAAGCCCATGCACATGCAGCCTGTGTTTGGGGGGCAGGGGGCAGAGGGCAGAGGGCAGAGGGGGAAAACGTATAAAACAAGAGTTGTTGGTGGTGAAGTAGCTGAGGATTTATTTGCACGGGGGCTTTGTCTTCCTTCGGGAACAGCTATGACCGATGATGACCTAACCCGCATAGTAAATGTAATATTGGGGGCAGGCTTTCCGTTTCCGGATTCTTCCAGATATGCAAAACAGTAA
- a CDS encoding glycosyltransferase — MNKENSIKRKTVLFISHSSDLYGAERSFLDLIMGLKKNNAIVLCPSKGLFTEILERHNIKYIKIFYKKWTHRKYLVVQSFFQFFINIIACIRVFFKIRKNKIDMVYTNTSVCPIGSIISIFFRCPHIWHIRESPETRIYDLGKRATLKCINAASNVIVCNSQFIKNSIRPYVDNVKLNVVYNGILDEKDFSTKKGRKYFIHNPIELCIVGSVLPHKGHEDAIRAVAALYIKGYDAILKIVGEGNYNYIQKLKNLCNNLGISSKILFNGYHNNPFPFYVNSDITIICSRYEAFGRVAVEAMSVGCPVIATNNGGLTEIIEDGETGLLYEIGSNDMLANQIIKLVDTPDLYEKISENAIEDVFDRFTKQQYINDIEYLICNQ; from the coding sequence TTGAATAAAGAAAATAGTATTAAACGAAAAACAGTTCTTTTTATCTCACATTCTAGTGATCTTTATGGTGCAGAAAGATCTTTTTTAGATTTGATTATGGGGTTAAAAAAAAATAATGCCATTGTCCTCTGTCCAAGCAAAGGACTTTTTACAGAGATATTAGAAAGGCATAACATCAAATATATTAAAATTTTTTATAAAAAATGGACTCATCGGAAATATTTAGTCGTTCAGAGTTTTTTTCAATTTTTTATAAATATTATTGCTTGTATAAGAGTTTTTTTTAAAATAAGGAAAAATAAGATAGATATGGTCTATACAAATACAAGCGTATGCCCCATTGGTTCAATAATTTCAATATTTTTTAGGTGTCCTCATATTTGGCACATTAGAGAATCACCTGAAACTAGAATCTATGATTTGGGAAAAAGAGCAACATTAAAATGTATTAATGCCGCTTCAAATGTAATTGTCTGCAATTCTCAATTTATTAAAAATTCTATTAGGCCATATGTAGATAATGTTAAGCTAAATGTTGTATACAATGGAATTCTTGATGAAAAAGATTTTTCAACAAAAAAAGGACGAAAGTATTTTATACATAATCCAATTGAATTATGCATTGTTGGTTCTGTATTGCCGCATAAAGGACACGAAGATGCTATCAGGGCTGTGGCGGCACTATATATTAAAGGATATGACGCAATTCTTAAAATTGTAGGAGAAGGTAACTATAACTATATACAAAAGCTAAAAAATCTTTGTAATAATCTAGGAATATCGTCTAAAATTTTATTTAATGGGTATCACAATAATCCTTTTCCGTTTTATGTGAATTCTGATATAACAATAATATGTTCAAGGTATGAAGCTTTTGGAAGAGTTGCGGTAGAAGCAATGTCTGTTGGATGCCCTGTGATAGCAACAAATAATGGTGGGTTAACAGAGATTATCGAAGATGGGGAAACAGGTTTGCTATATGAAATAGGGAGTAATGATATGTTAGCAAATCAAATTATAAAGTTAGTTGATACTCCGGATTTATATGAAAAAATATCAGAAAATGCAATAGAAGATGTTTTTGATAGATTTACTAAACAGCAATATATTAATGATATAGAGTATTTAATTTGTAATCAATAA
- a CDS encoding acyltransferase, translating into MNDDLRFNNWEYPEIEDGKPTKYNWVVQHKDKLQLGFKTDIGAFSYINAKNYVIIEDFVQIGSHCSIYSVSTIDNKQGLVKLKKNCKIGSHSVIMPGVTVGENSVVGAFSFVNQDIPDNVTAVGVPAKIIKNNK; encoded by the coding sequence GTGAATGATGATTTAAGATTTAATAATTGGGAGTATCCAGAAATTGAGGATGGCAAACCAACTAAATATAACTGGGTGGTTCAACATAAGGACAAATTACAATTGGGTTTTAAGACAGATATAGGCGCTTTTTCATATATTAATGCTAAAAATTATGTAATAATTGAAGATTTTGTTCAAATAGGGTCTCATTGCTCAATATACTCTGTTTCTACCATTGATAATAAACAAGGTTTGGTTAAATTGAAGAAAAATTGTAAAATCGGCAGCCACAGTGTAATCATGCCAGGAGTTACTGTTGGTGAAAATTCAGTTGTAGGTGCGTTTAGTTTTGTAAATCAAGATATTCCTGACAATGTTACCGCAGTAGGAGTTCCGGCAAAAATCATCAAAAATAATAAATGA
- a CDS encoding sugar transferase codes for MKHFTKQIFDIMITIPAYFLLSPLIIIIFGLIYFKMGKPVFYRQNRPGLLGQPFGIYKFRTMTNCCDKNGMLLPDSERLTKFGKFLRSTSLDELPELINVIKGEMSLVGPRPLLMQYLDRYTPEQMRRHEVKPGITGWAQINGRNALTWEEKFALDIWYVDNQSFWLDVKILALTVLKTLKREGINQPGQATAEEFMGVCDTSE; via the coding sequence ATGAAACATTTTACAAAGCAGATATTTGATATAATGATAACAATCCCCGCATATTTTTTACTTTCTCCTTTAATTATTATCATTTTTGGACTTATTTATTTCAAAATGGGTAAACCGGTATTTTATCGCCAGAATCGCCCCGGGCTTTTAGGACAGCCTTTTGGAATTTACAAATTCCGCACAATGACAAACTGCTGTGATAAAAATGGAATGCTATTACCTGACTCCGAGCGACTGACAAAATTCGGTAAATTTCTGCGTTCCACATCCCTTGATGAATTACCAGAATTAATAAATGTAATTAAAGGAGAAATGAGTCTTGTCGGTCCAAGACCCCTGTTAATGCAGTATCTGGATCGATACACTCCTGAGCAGATGCGCCGTCATGAGGTAAAACCTGGTATTACCGGATGGGCGCAGATAAACGGACGAAATGCTTTAACCTGGGAAGAAAAGTTTGCTTTAGATATATGGTATGTTGATAATCAGTCATTTTGGCTTGATGTGAAAATTCTTGCATTGACAGTTTTGAAAACATTGAAACGAGAAGGAATTAATCAGCCAGGACAGGCAACAGCAGAAGAATTTATGGGAGTATGTGATACCAGTGAATGA